A window of Cryptomeria japonica chromosome 3, Sugi_1.0, whole genome shotgun sequence contains these coding sequences:
- the LOC131075063 gene encoding uncharacterized protein LOC131075063, which translates to MGGRISHQKKVAAEERELKQVQQKQGIEFPGSDFHASDHKQWMLSSNLSKATLRQIMWPGTHDSATDGMGLPLLIRPLVQCQTCSVYHQLLRGTRVLDIRVDHTMHVCHGIIQGYCLHIVIQQVLKFLSETCMEFIILQIRTEYGHRDPPEIEEWLIQQLGDHLLAPQMSVFGKTLGELMPKRVICVWKPSSSSSPAVSPLWSSGFLRDNWIDTDLPVTKFESNMEYLAAQVPVDSRYYFYRVENTVTPQADSLVVCVKPVTNRIRGYARLFISQAFRRGYGDRLQVFSCDFIDEDFVDACIGVTLSRVEGKDEESDSK; encoded by the coding sequence ATGGGAGGCCGGATTTCTCACCAAAAGAAGGTGGCTGCTGAAGAGAGAGAGCTGAAACAGGTGCAGCAGAAGCAGGGCATTGAATTCCCCGGCTCAGATTTTCATGCCAGCGATCACAAGCAATGGATGCTGAGTTCGAATCTCAGCAAGGCAACGCTGAGACAAATAATGTGGCCGGGCACTCACGACTCCGCCACGGACGGCATGGGCCTTCCTCTGCTAATCCGGCCGCTGGTGCAGTGCCAGACATGCTCTGTCTATCACCAGCTCCTGCGAGGCACCAGAGTGTTGGACATCAGGGTGGACCACACCATGCATGTCTGTCACGGTATCATTCAAGGCTATTGTTTGCATATTGTCATCCAACAGGTCTTGAAATTTCTTTCTGAGACTTGCATGGAATTCATCATTTTACAGATTCGAACAGAGTATGGCCACAGAGACCCTCCGGAAATCGAGGAATGGTTGATCCAGCAGCTTGGAGATCATTTACTTGCTCCTCAAATGAGCGTTTTTGGGAAAACTCTGGGCGAATTGATGCCCAAAAGAGTTATTTGTGTATGGAAGCCCTCTTCGTCGTCTTCCCCTGCTGTTTCCCCTTTATGGAGCTCCGGATTTCTGAGGGATAATTGGATTGATACGGATCTTCCGGTGACCAAATTTGAGAGTAATATGGAGTATTTGGCGGCTCAGGTGCCTGTGGATTCAAGGTACTATTTTTACAGGGTGGAGAACACGGTGACTCCGCAGGCAGACAGTCTGGTGGTGTGTGTGAAACCCGTGACAAATCGGATCAGAGGGTATGCGCGATTGTTCATCTCGCAGGCTTTCCGCAGAGGGTATGGCGACAGGCTGCAAGTGTTTTCCTGTGATTTTATTGATGAAGATTTTGTGGATGCCTGTATTGGAGTCACGCTTTCCAGAGTAGAAGGAAAAGATGAGGAGAGTGATTCAAAATAG